The proteins below are encoded in one region of Campylobacter rectus:
- a CDS encoding VOC family protein, with the protein MNKITCICLGVRSMQRALKFYRDGLGYETDCKDDNPPVCFFNTPGTKFELYPLGALARDIDENYPPRGSGFGGITLAYNVKNKEDVGSVIELVKKAGGTIVKEPQDAFWGGYHAYFADPDGYYWEVVWGPGFKFDEDGLLKF; encoded by the coding sequence ATGAACAAAATAACCTGCATCTGCCTAGGCGTGCGAAGCATGCAAAGGGCGCTGAAATTTTACAGAGACGGCCTAGGTTACGAAACGGATTGCAAAGACGACAACCCGCCGGTATGCTTTTTTAATACGCCCGGAACCAAATTTGAGCTCTATCCCTTGGGCGCGCTGGCGCGAGATATCGACGAAAACTATCCGCCCAGAGGTAGCGGATTTGGCGGCATCACGCTAGCCTATAACGTAAAAAACAAAGAGGACGTGGGTAGCGTCATAGAGCTAGTAAAAAAGGCGGGCGGAACCATCGTCAAGGAGCCCCAAGATGCGTTTTGGGGCGGATATCACGCGTATTTTGCCGATCCGGACGGATACTACTGGGAGGTGGTTTGGGGGCCCGGTTTTAAATTTGACGAGGATGGGCTGCTCAAATTTTAG
- the tatB gene encoding Sec-independent protein translocase protein TatB, with translation MFGMSLPEIIVIAVIAVLFLGPDKLPSAMVEIAKFFKTVKKTVNDAKSSFDQEIKIQELKEDAKKYKESIAKTTETVRKKLTFEELDELKKGVNDVTSGITDGLNDVKKSVEAVKNPGEAVKNAVLGDNEKKEA, from the coding sequence ATGTTTGGCATGAGCTTACCCGAGATCATCGTCATAGCCGTCATCGCAGTGCTATTTTTAGGGCCTGATAAGCTTCCTAGCGCGATGGTCGAGATAGCGAAATTTTTTAAAACCGTCAAAAAAACGGTCAATGACGCAAAAAGCAGCTTCGATCAAGAGATAAAAATCCAAGAACTCAAAGAGGACGCGAAAAAATACAAAGAAAGCATCGCAAAAACCACCGAAACGGTGCGAAAAAAGCTCACCTTTGAGGAACTCGACGAGCTCAAAAAAGGCGTAAACGACGTCACTAGCGGCATCACGGACGGCCTAAACGACGTAAAAAAGAGCGTCGAAGCGGTCAAAAACCCGGGCGAAGCCGTCAAAAACGCCGTGCTGGGCGATAACGAGAAAAAAGAGGCGTAA
- a CDS encoding divergent polysaccharide deacetylase family protein: MNSKPRKKTAKKRSKKGRSRGGLKLLFFAFFIACILLAGVFYFADFKTEAKKSDNALVAGLERYLGDKKNSEASSQKKNLSQKSSLLAPNISEKAAAKDEQAVSGAHSRANLADMEVLFDEAKAKGKIKIGGEKAKFEENDALNSPKERDKFDKERWSAPKIKDKISLDSGNLISRDTSGLGETDVKKGGDELNSSNLRPKSEPAKSARNSDNAVKFDASRMPQRTHIFANSEAVIFDDTPMFENLSQNQAQNQALERTLKNEKIHIEFSDANDQVGQVGVKFNAENTPQSAEPSEKEKDEKKKAKKEGEAKFAGSNKSGKKAGAEIKAAVKAGSKPRLVIIIDDVAYRHQADAIRSVNLKLTPSFFPSTSAHPETPILARRFSFYMIHLPMQALGGFKGAEIGTLTINDDYEKIAKKLQSIKRDFPDLKYINNHTGSRFTSDAAAMDRLMRAVRDENLIFVDSKTTSPTKVYGAAKKYSMPYIARDVFLDHDGSKAAVRKQLKYAVELAKKRSYAIAIGHPHKNTLEVLRESAKLLQEVEIVYLKDLF; the protein is encoded by the coding sequence TTGAACTCGAAACCTAGAAAAAAGACCGCCAAAAAGCGCTCCAAAAAGGGGCGCTCGCGCGGCGGCCTAAAGCTGCTATTTTTCGCTTTTTTTATCGCTTGCATCTTGCTTGCGGGAGTGTTTTATTTCGCGGACTTTAAAACCGAAGCAAAAAAGAGCGACAACGCGCTAGTGGCCGGGCTCGAGCGGTATTTGGGCGATAAAAAGAACTCTGAAGCGTCCTCGCAAAAGAAGAATTTAAGCCAAAAATCAAGCCTCTTAGCTCCGAATATCTCCGAAAAAGCCGCCGCAAAAGACGAGCAAGCCGTATCAGGCGCGCACTCGAGGGCAAATTTGGCTGATATGGAAGTGCTTTTTGACGAGGCAAAAGCTAAAGGTAAAATAAAAATCGGCGGCGAGAAAGCTAAATTTGAAGAAAATGACGCTTTAAATTCGCCAAAAGAGCGGGATAAATTTGATAAAGAAAGATGGAGCGCACCGAAGATAAAAGATAAAATTTCGCTTGATAGCGGAAATTTGATCTCCCGCGATACCTCTGGGCTTGGCGAGACGGATGTAAAAAAAGGCGGCGACGAGTTAAATTCGTCAAATTTAAGACCAAAAAGCGAGCCCGCCAAATCCGCCCGAAATAGCGATAATGCCGTCAAATTTGACGCCTCTCGAATGCCTCAGAGAACGCATATTTTTGCAAATTCCGAAGCCGTGATCTTTGACGATACGCCTATGTTTGAAAATCTATCGCAAAATCAAGCTCAAAATCAAGCGTTAGAGCGGACGCTAAAAAACGAGAAAATCCATATCGAATTTAGCGATGCAAACGATCAGGTGGGGCAGGTTGGAGTAAAATTTAACGCCGAAAATACACCGCAAAGCGCCGAGCCAAGCGAGAAAGAAAAAGACGAAAAGAAAAAAGCTAAAAAAGAGGGCGAGGCTAAATTTGCGGGCTCGAATAAATCGGGCAAAAAAGCCGGCGCCGAGATAAAAGCCGCCGTAAAAGCGGGCTCCAAACCGCGCCTAGTCATCATCATCGACGACGTGGCGTATCGGCACCAAGCAGACGCGATCAGATCGGTAAATCTAAAGCTCACGCCCTCGTTTTTCCCAAGCACTTCTGCTCACCCCGAGACGCCTATTTTGGCGCGACGTTTTAGTTTTTATATGATTCACTTGCCTATGCAGGCTCTAGGCGGTTTTAAGGGCGCGGAGATCGGCACTCTCACGATCAACGACGACTACGAAAAGATCGCTAAAAAACTGCAAAGCATCAAGCGAGACTTTCCGGATCTAAAATATATCAACAACCACACGGGTAGCCGCTTTACGAGCGATGCAGCCGCGATGGATAGGCTGATGCGAGCGGTGCGGGACGAAAATCTGATCTTCGTCGATAGCAAGACGACCTCGCCGACCAAGGTTTACGGCGCGGCGAAAAAATACTCGATGCCATACATCGCTCGCGACGTGTTTTTGGATCACGACGGCTCAAAAGCGGCGGTGCGAAAGCAGCTAAAATACGCCGTCGAGCTGGCTAAAAAGCGCTCCTACGCCATCGCGATCGGTCACCCGCACAAAAATACGCTCGAAGTCCTGCGAGAAAGCGCCAAACTCCTGCAAGAGGTCGAGATCGTCTATCTAAAGGACCTTTTTTGA
- the dprA gene encoding DNA-processing protein DprA translates to MNVLTSIPRGLLRLKKPPQKLYFEGNLALLERPMVSIVGSRKASAYTRQCVEALARTLANSGVCVVSGAAIGVDIAAHRGAYPHTVAVFGNGLNKIYPPSNAKIIKEIYQNALALSEYDPDEPPLAYRFLERNRIVVALSQALVVAQADAKSGSMQSARMAKELGVPIFTLPQRLGESEGTNELVASGTANLINDFDEFALRFGGKPESAQDDEVIKFCKNGASLDVALAKFGDKIYEYELEGKLRISGLTVFAE, encoded by the coding sequence TTGAACGTCTTAACGAGCATCCCGCGCGGTCTTTTGCGTCTTAAAAAGCCGCCGCAAAAGCTGTATTTTGAGGGAAATTTAGCCTTGCTTGAGCGTCCGATGGTCTCGATCGTGGGCTCTAGAAAGGCAAGCGCTTACACCAGGCAGTGCGTAGAGGCACTGGCTAGGACGCTGGCAAACAGCGGCGTTTGCGTAGTTAGCGGAGCGGCTATCGGCGTAGATATCGCCGCGCATAGGGGCGCATATCCGCACACGGTCGCGGTTTTTGGCAACGGACTAAATAAAATCTATCCTCCAAGTAACGCCAAAATCATCAAAGAAATCTACCAAAACGCGCTGGCTCTGAGCGAATACGACCCTGACGAGCCGCCGCTCGCGTATAGATTTTTGGAGCGAAACCGCATCGTAGTCGCGCTCTCGCAAGCTCTAGTGGTCGCGCAGGCCGACGCCAAAAGCGGCTCGATGCAAAGCGCTCGCATGGCAAAAGAGCTTGGCGTGCCGATATTTACGCTGCCCCAGCGCTTAGGCGAGAGCGAGGGGACGAACGAGCTGGTAGCTAGCGGCACGGCAAATTTGATAAACGATTTTGACGAATTTGCGCTTCGTTTCGGCGGCAAACCGGAGTCAGCACAAGACGATGAGGTGATAAAATTTTGCAAAAACGGCGCGAGCCTCGATGTGGCTTTGGCGAAATTCGGCGATAAAATTTACGAATACGAGCTCGAAGGCAAACTGCGCATATCGGGACTCACGGTGTTTGCGGAGTAA
- a CDS encoding helix-turn-helix domain-containing protein gives MKVEFKDILRANEQEIAQNSVRYGQSAWQEQDRKCKVEFFKGTSGASYCRSEIICNKSVKRRLERSAGYCFLLFNDARGDTGLKAGKKTFCLKAGEFWMGRVDSGFEDICEYQSSSYAGRCIVLKNDLANKLAAFKNLGEENEICIQTAKINLAQSLILRELLASSEFEGKMREIFMEAKILELIYKSLGTPKTPKADEKKRDFSDEYVKILNKARQILLSDVQNPPSIKELARACATNEFKLKTGFKSYFGDTIYGMLATERLNAAKKLLERGDVCVSEAAKIVGYASAPHFAKIFREKFGVLPTQILKQKKFYA, from the coding sequence ATGAAGGTCGAATTTAAAGATATTTTACGCGCAAACGAGCAAGAAATCGCGCAAAATTCGGTGCGCTACGGACAAAGCGCGTGGCAAGAGCAAGATAGAAAATGCAAGGTCGAGTTTTTTAAAGGCACAAGCGGCGCAAGCTACTGCAGGAGCGAAATAATCTGCAACAAAAGCGTAAAAAGACGGCTTGAAAGGAGCGCGGGCTACTGCTTTTTGCTCTTTAACGACGCAAGAGGGGACACCGGGCTTAAAGCGGGTAAAAAAACTTTTTGCCTAAAGGCCGGAGAGTTTTGGATGGGGCGCGTGGATAGCGGATTTGAGGACATTTGCGAGTATCAAAGTAGCAGCTACGCCGGGCGATGCATCGTGCTAAAAAACGATCTAGCGAACAAACTAGCGGCATTTAAAAATCTAGGCGAAGAAAACGAAATCTGTATCCAAACGGCTAAGATAAATTTAGCCCAAAGCCTGATTTTGCGGGAGCTTTTAGCCTCGAGCGAGTTTGAGGGTAAGATGCGCGAAATCTTTATGGAAGCTAAAATTTTAGAGCTAATCTACAAAAGCCTAGGCACACCCAAAACGCCCAAAGCCGATGAAAAAAAGCGCGATTTTAGCGACGAATACGTAAAAATTTTAAATAAAGCAAGGCAAATTTTACTAAGCGACGTCCAAAATCCGCCCAGCATAAAAGAGCTAGCCAGAGCGTGCGCGACGAATGAATTTAAGCTAAAAACGGGCTTTAAAAGCTACTTTGGCGATACGATCTACGGGATGCTAGCGACCGAGCGGCTAAACGCGGCAAAAAAACTTTTAGAGCGCGGAGACGTCTGCGTAAGCGAAGCCGCAAAAATCGTCGGATACGCTAGCGCTCCGCACTTTGCAAAGATTTTTAGAGAAAAATTCGGCGTTTTGCCGACGCAAATTTTAAAACAAAAGAAATTTTACGCGTAA
- a CDS encoding TonB-dependent receptor domain-containing protein, with translation MKSMPKISMLACLALSCAQAADEVKLNEVTVTSATGFEQNIKDAPASVSVISQKEIAKRNHQDIESIVKDAPGVFGATLGAASRRGITMRGLGQKYTKILIDGRPATSDSAYRGLRAVGSAQNFLPPANTIERIEIVRGPMSSLYGSDAMGGVINIITKGFSNEFSGNVNGYYTLAGKSGINDDYQTGFYANGAVIPDVLGIALYGRYFHKFEDERAFTNRKNEDVNFGAKIMYNATENDEIALDLRRVVNKYERTEGKTLNRTASDNTSVAFEKMSGYTASLSHTGKYDKLLLESFLMHDNMKESGQQDLTLKTTTLNTKGTYFFDNNTLSLGAEYRRERLNEKATTADAANVKRYDFSLYGEDDFDVTDALTLTAGLRYNHDKDYGGHVSPRGYAVYHLSENLSLKGGVSAGYSTPDIKMRTDGLALPFAGGMGAQLGKSDLKPESSLNYEAGVAYGDESINVSAIAFYTRIKDGLGTKPVCVARPGVPCVHNGKTYRRGIWESVNIGKAEVKGVELASDWQILSNLALHSSYVYTRSKQKSGAYEGKSLNNLPVHTVKIGLDYDMTPDLNLWTQMNYLGKTRAVYGLPGDEEIRDYTLFDAGASYKLTKNASVNFSVYNIFNEYVTTKSGRYEILIADGVKYRLGFNVNF, from the coding sequence ATGAAAAGTATGCCTAAAATTTCTATGCTAGCTTGCCTAGCACTATCTTGCGCGCAGGCGGCCGATGAAGTAAAACTAAACGAAGTTACCGTAACTAGCGCGACGGGTTTTGAGCAAAATATCAAAGACGCGCCCGCTTCTGTTTCGGTAATCTCGCAAAAAGAGATAGCTAAGCGCAATCATCAAGATATAGAAAGTATCGTAAAAGACGCTCCGGGCGTTTTCGGCGCGACGCTGGGGGCGGCTAGCAGACGCGGTATCACGATGAGAGGCCTTGGTCAAAAATACACTAAAATTTTAATAGACGGCCGTCCTGCAACTAGCGATAGCGCGTATAGAGGGCTTCGCGCGGTCGGTAGCGCTCAAAATTTCCTCCCGCCCGCAAACACGATCGAGCGTATCGAAATCGTGCGAGGGCCGATGAGCTCGCTATACGGCTCGGATGCGATGGGAGGCGTCATAAACATCATCACCAAGGGCTTTTCAAACGAATTTAGCGGTAACGTAAACGGCTACTACACGCTTGCGGGCAAAAGCGGGATAAATGATGACTACCAAACCGGCTTTTACGCAAACGGCGCAGTGATCCCGGACGTGCTAGGCATCGCGCTTTACGGGCGGTATTTTCATAAATTTGAAGACGAGCGAGCCTTTACGAACCGCAAAAACGAGGATGTAAATTTCGGCGCGAAAATCATGTATAACGCCACCGAAAACGACGAAATAGCGCTGGATCTACGCCGCGTAGTAAATAAATACGAGCGCACCGAGGGCAAGACACTAAACCGCACGGCTAGCGATAACACGAGCGTGGCTTTTGAGAAGATGAGCGGATATACCGCCTCGCTCTCGCATACGGGCAAATACGACAAACTGCTGCTTGAAAGCTTTTTAATGCATGATAATATGAAAGAAAGCGGTCAGCAAGACCTCACGTTAAAAACGACGACGCTAAATACCAAGGGAACGTATTTTTTTGATAATAACACGCTGAGCCTTGGGGCTGAATACAGAAGAGAAAGGCTAAACGAAAAGGCCACGACGGCCGACGCCGCAAACGTAAAGAGATATGATTTTTCGCTCTACGGCGAGGACGATTTTGACGTAACCGACGCGCTCACGCTAACTGCGGGTTTAAGGTATAATCACGACAAAGACTACGGCGGACACGTATCTCCGCGAGGATATGCCGTGTATCATCTAAGCGAAAATTTATCGCTAAAAGGCGGCGTATCGGCAGGCTACTCGACGCCTGATATCAAGATGCGAACCGACGGGCTTGCTCTGCCTTTTGCCGGCGGTATGGGAGCGCAGCTGGGTAAAAGCGACCTAAAACCCGAATCCAGCCTAAACTACGAGGCCGGCGTCGCGTACGGGGACGAAAGCATTAACGTTTCGGCGATAGCGTTTTATACGCGGATAAAAGACGGTCTAGGCACGAAACCAGTTTGCGTCGCGCGCCCGGGCGTTCCTTGCGTGCATAACGGCAAGACCTATAGGCGCGGCATCTGGGAGAGCGTAAATATCGGCAAAGCCGAAGTAAAGGGCGTCGAGCTCGCCTCAGACTGGCAGATTTTATCAAATTTAGCCCTGCACTCAAGCTACGTTTACACCAGATCAAAGCAAAAATCGGGCGCGTACGAGGGCAAATCTCTAAACAATCTACCCGTACATACCGTAAAAATAGGGCTTGACTACGATATGACGCCTGATCTAAATCTATGGACGCAGATGAACTATCTGGGCAAAACCAGAGCCGTTTACGGTCTACCAGGTGACGAGGAGATAAGGGATTATACGCTATTTGACGCGGGCGCAAGCTACAAGCTAACTAAAAATGCAAGCGTAAATTTTAGCGTTTATAATATCTTTAACGAATACGTAACGACAAAATCCGGACGCTACGAAATTTTAATCGCTGACGGGGTTAAATATAGACTCGGATTTAACGTAAATTTTTAA
- the hemW gene encoding radical SAM family heme chaperone HemW, whose amino-acid sequence MLLYVHIPFCESKCPYCAFGSVVGKRNLTSAYFDAMIADFREQILKFDVSQGAQNRQRSGKTEVSKQNSGEFDDTSEQTAKPNLTTKNAQISQNLNRKNIKNAAVNQKKAGLNLANPNLNTKECGKIETVFIGGGTPSAVDGGYYERLFEAVAPYLAANAEITTEANPNSASQKWLSQMKSCGVNRVSFGAQSFFEDKLKFLGRIHDARQIYEAVANAKIAGLENINVDLIYGTKLDTKKRLEQEAQNIRNIGVSHVSAYSLTLEENTPFAGKINYAKDSPRLAKFMIDRIEEAGLKQYEISNFGQICKHNLGYWQGKNYLAIGAYAVGFWRDHRFYNASNLNAYVKNPHAKKIENLSTDELNLERIFLGARSIVGIEQNNLNAEQGQRARLLKNSGKLKFENGRYYAKNFLTADEISLFIAG is encoded by the coding sequence ATGCTTCTTTACGTCCATATCCCGTTTTGCGAGAGCAAATGCCCCTACTGCGCCTTTGGCTCGGTGGTCGGCAAACGAAATTTAACGAGCGCGTATTTTGACGCGATGATTGCGGATTTTAGGGAGCAGATTTTAAAATTTGACGTCAGTCAAGGCGCGCAAAACCGGCAGCGCAGCGGCAAGACCGAGGTTTCTAAACAAAACAGCGGCGAATTTGACGATACAAGCGAGCAAACAGCGAAGCCGAATTTAACTACGAAAAATGCTCAAATTTCGCAAAATTTAAATCGCAAAAATATAAAAAACGCCGCCGTAAATCAAAAAAAAGCGGGTTTAAATTTAGCAAACCCAAATTTAAACACAAAAGAATGCGGAAAAATCGAAACCGTTTTCATCGGCGGAGGGACGCCCAGCGCCGTGGACGGGGGCTACTACGAGCGGCTATTTGAGGCGGTCGCGCCATATCTCGCGGCAAACGCCGAGATCACGACGGAGGCAAATCCAAACTCTGCAAGCCAAAAGTGGCTCTCGCAGATGAAATCGTGCGGCGTAAATCGCGTGAGCTTCGGCGCTCAGAGTTTTTTTGAGGATAAATTAAAATTCCTCGGGCGCATCCACGACGCGAGGCAGATCTACGAGGCAGTCGCAAATGCCAAAATAGCAGGACTAGAAAACATAAACGTCGATCTCATCTACGGCACGAAACTAGATACCAAAAAACGCCTCGAGCAAGAGGCGCAAAATATCCGAAATATAGGCGTTTCGCACGTCTCGGCGTATTCGCTAACGCTTGAGGAAAATACCCCCTTTGCCGGCAAAATAAACTACGCAAAAGATAGCCCCAGGCTGGCTAAATTTATGATAGACCGCATCGAGGAGGCCGGACTAAAACAATACGAAATCTCAAATTTCGGTCAAATTTGCAAGCATAACCTCGGCTACTGGCAGGGCAAAAACTACCTTGCCATCGGTGCTTACGCAGTCGGATTTTGGCGAGATCACCGCTTTTATAACGCTTCAAATTTAAACGCCTACGTAAAAAATCCGCACGCTAAAAAAATAGAAAATTTAAGCACGGACGAGCTAAATTTAGAGCGGATATTTTTAGGCGCCAGAAGTATCGTGGGCATCGAGCAAAACAACCTAAACGCCGAGCAAGGCCAAAGAGCGCGCCTACTAAAAAATAGCGGGAAATTAAAATTTGAAAACGGGAGATATTACGCCAAAAATTTCCTTACCGCGGATGAAATTTCTCTATTTATCGCGGGCTGA
- the tatC gene encoding twin-arginine translocase subunit TatC: protein MFEELKPHLTELRKRLFISVMTVALMFVVCFTFWNQILDFIIAPLQNTLPENQKMVFLEVQEPFFVAMKVAFFTGFLLSLPIIFWQFWLFVAPGLYENEKKYIIPFVVSATFMFLIGAAFCYYVVVPIGFAFLINFGQQLFSAMLNIGGYVGFFTKLVIAFGIAFELPVITFFLAKLGLVDDRMLKNSFRYAIIVIFIFAAVMTPPDILSQFLMAVPLIGLYGLSIFIAARVNPAKNEEPEQENSEEEEDE, encoded by the coding sequence ATGTTTGAAGAGCTAAAACCGCATTTAACAGAACTGAGAAAAAGGCTTTTCATCAGCGTTATGACCGTCGCTTTGATGTTCGTCGTTTGTTTTACTTTTTGGAATCAAATTTTAGACTTTATCATCGCGCCGCTGCAAAACACCCTACCCGAAAACCAAAAAATGGTCTTTCTCGAAGTGCAAGAGCCCTTTTTCGTAGCGATGAAGGTGGCGTTTTTCACCGGATTTTTGTTGTCGCTACCGATTATATTTTGGCAGTTTTGGCTGTTTGTAGCGCCCGGGCTTTACGAAAACGAGAAAAAATACATCATCCCTTTCGTGGTTTCGGCGACTTTTATGTTTCTCATCGGTGCGGCGTTTTGCTACTACGTCGTCGTTCCTATCGGCTTTGCTTTTCTCATAAATTTCGGCCAACAGCTATTTTCCGCGATGCTAAACATCGGCGGCTACGTCGGCTTTTTTACGAAATTAGTCATTGCATTCGGTATCGCGTTCGAGCTTCCCGTTATCACCTTTTTTCTCGCTAAACTCGGCCTAGTCGATGATAGGATGCTCAAAAACTCATTTCGCTATGCTATCATTGTTATTTTTATCTTTGCCGCGGTTATGACGCCTCCGGATATCCTCAGCCAGTTTTTGATGGCGGTGCCTCTCATCGGTCTTTACGGGCTTTCTATTTTTATAGCGGCCCGCGTAAATCCCGCTAAAAACGAAGAGCCGGAGCAAGAAAACAGCGAAGAAGAAGAGGACGAATAA
- the ruvX gene encoding Holliday junction resolvase RuvX, producing the protein MSIMAIDVGLKRIGVALAVRQTVMPQTPVLRKNRNQAARDVSAVLREYGAKKLVVGVPLGGPSEDEMRRRIEHFVSLLEFDGEVVYQDEAMSSFEASEIYAESRRDGRLDSIAAMIILKRYLGL; encoded by the coding sequence ATGAGCATAATGGCCATCGACGTGGGGCTAAAACGTATCGGCGTGGCGCTGGCTGTCAGGCAAACCGTGATGCCCCAAACGCCAGTGCTGCGCAAAAATCGCAACCAAGCAGCGCGCGACGTTAGCGCCGTTTTACGCGAATACGGAGCAAAAAAGCTGGTCGTAGGCGTGCCGCTTGGGGGACCCAGCGAGGACGAGATGCGGCGGCGGATCGAGCACTTCGTGTCGCTGCTCGAATTTGACGGCGAGGTGGTCTATCAAGACGAGGCGATGAGCAGCTTTGAGGCGAGCGAAATTTACGCTGAAAGCAGGCGCGACGGGCGGCTTGACAGTATCGCGGCGATGATTATTTTGAAGCGGTATTTGGGGCTTTAG
- the queA gene encoding tRNA preQ1(34) S-adenosylmethionine ribosyltransferase-isomerase QueA has protein sequence MSQILNPNSLDAYDYELPQGLIANFPTLPKEDARLLVYERAGEKISHLKFGDLPEILPPCDIIFNDTKVVKARIFGKKQSGGETELLLNSPLADGKFSVYIKGKVRAGSILNFSENLTAEVCELFKDGSRTVKFSQNGRLLDAAALYKILSHIGHVPLPPYIKRSDTKDDESWYQSVFAKNEGAVAAPTASLHFSDEMIAGLAKDREIAYLTLHVGAGTFKGVESEDITRHKMHAEFYDIPQDTQNLINSDKPLLGVGTTVTRCVEEFARSGKASGECRLFLNLNNRPIRQNYLLTNFHLPKSTLIMLVTSFVGLRQTMRIYKTAVEQKYKFYSYGDAMLVI, from the coding sequence ATGAGTCAAATTTTAAACCCAAACTCGCTTGACGCCTACGACTACGAGCTACCGCAGGGGCTCATCGCAAATTTCCCGACTCTTCCCAAAGAGGACGCTAGGCTGCTAGTCTATGAGCGAGCCGGCGAAAAAATCTCACATCTAAAATTCGGCGACCTACCCGAAATTTTACCGCCTTGCGATATTATTTTTAACGATACCAAGGTCGTAAAAGCTAGAATTTTCGGCAAAAAACAAAGCGGCGGCGAGACGGAGCTTTTGCTAAACTCACCGCTTGCGGACGGCAAATTTAGCGTCTATATAAAAGGCAAGGTCCGTGCGGGCAGCATTTTAAATTTCAGCGAAAATTTAACCGCCGAGGTCTGCGAGCTCTTTAAGGACGGCTCGCGCACGGTCAAATTTAGCCAAAACGGAAGGCTTTTAGACGCGGCCGCGCTTTATAAAATCCTATCTCACATCGGTCACGTGCCTCTGCCGCCATACATCAAACGAAGCGACACTAAAGACGACGAGAGCTGGTATCAAAGCGTGTTTGCCAAAAACGAAGGCGCGGTGGCGGCTCCGACGGCGAGCTTGCACTTTAGCGACGAGATGATTGCCGGGCTGGCGAAGGACCGCGAGATAGCCTATCTCACGCTGCACGTGGGCGCGGGGACGTTTAAGGGCGTAGAGAGCGAGGACATCACGCGGCACAAGATGCACGCGGAGTTTTACGATATCCCGCAAGATACGCAAAATTTAATCAACTCAGATAAGCCGCTCCTAGGCGTAGGCACGACGGTGACGCGCTGCGTGGAGGAGTTTGCCAGAAGCGGCAAAGCTAGCGGCGAGTGCAGGCTGTTTTTAAATTTAAACAACAGGCCCATCCGCCAAAACTACCTGCTTACGAATTTCCACCTGCCAAAATCGACGCTAATTATGCTCGTTACGAGCTTTGTCGGACTTAGGCAGACTATGCGGATTTACAAAACCGCCGTGGAGCAAAAGTACAAATTTTACTCCTACGGCGATGCGATGCTGGTTATTTAG